One segment of Phaeacidiphilus oryzae TH49 DNA contains the following:
- a CDS encoding CaiB/BaiF CoA transferase family protein, protein MTPSSAQQGPLSGVRVVELAGIGPGPFAAMLLGDLGADVVRVDRPRPSPVGTAKPGADVSNRNKRSVVIDLKSPEGPGLVLDLVERADLLIEGYRPGVTERLGVGPADCLARNPALVYGRMTGWGQEGPLADRAGHDIGYLATAGVLGMIGQEDGPPAIPANLLGDYAGGSLYLVVGLLAGLVHARSTGRGQVVDAAIVDGSVHLTSMLMGLLGSGAWQDRRGVNLLDGGAPYYGVYRTADGEYMAVGALEPQFYAEFAELLGLGPDAPGQHDHSRWPELRERIAARFGTRTREEWSAVFEGTDACVAPVLRLRQAAGHPHMAARGTYLTPEDGVLQPAPAPRFSETPGALRLPPAAPGEHGAEVARDWGVPGLTAGSSGSAASGGTAGAAASTDSAGSAASTDSTDSGKDA, encoded by the coding sequence GTGACACCGTCCTCGGCACAGCAGGGCCCACTCTCCGGCGTGCGGGTCGTGGAGCTCGCCGGCATCGGGCCCGGCCCGTTCGCCGCCATGCTGCTCGGCGACCTCGGCGCCGACGTGGTCCGGGTCGACCGGCCGAGACCCTCGCCGGTCGGCACGGCGAAGCCGGGGGCCGACGTCAGCAACCGGAACAAGCGCTCGGTGGTGATCGACCTCAAGTCCCCCGAGGGCCCCGGTCTCGTCCTCGACCTGGTCGAGCGCGCGGACCTGCTGATCGAGGGCTACCGCCCCGGGGTGACCGAGCGGCTCGGCGTCGGCCCGGCCGACTGCCTGGCCCGCAACCCCGCCCTGGTCTACGGCCGGATGACCGGCTGGGGCCAGGAGGGCCCGCTCGCCGACCGCGCCGGGCACGACATCGGCTACCTCGCCACCGCCGGCGTCCTCGGCATGATCGGCCAGGAGGACGGTCCGCCCGCGATCCCCGCCAACCTCCTCGGCGACTACGCGGGCGGTTCGCTCTACCTGGTGGTCGGCCTGCTGGCCGGGCTGGTGCACGCCCGCTCCACCGGGCGGGGCCAGGTCGTCGACGCGGCCATCGTGGACGGCTCGGTCCACCTCACCTCGATGCTGATGGGCCTCCTGGGCTCCGGCGCCTGGCAGGACCGGCGCGGCGTCAACCTCCTGGACGGAGGCGCCCCCTACTACGGCGTCTACCGCACCGCGGACGGCGAGTACATGGCGGTCGGCGCCCTGGAGCCGCAGTTCTACGCCGAGTTCGCCGAGCTGCTCGGCCTCGGCCCGGACGCCCCCGGGCAGCACGACCACTCCCGCTGGCCCGAGCTGCGCGAGCGGATCGCCGCCCGCTTCGGCACCCGTACCCGTGAGGAGTGGTCCGCCGTCTTCGAGGGGACGGACGCCTGCGTCGCACCGGTGCTGAGACTCCGTCAGGCCGCCGGGCATCCGCATATGGCCGCCCGGGGCACCTATCTCACCCCCGAGGACGGCGTCCTCCAGCCGGCGCCCGCCCCCCGCTTCTCCGAGACCCCCGGCGCCCTCCGGCTGCCGCCCGCCGCCCCCGGCGAGCACGGCGCGGAGGTCGCCCGGGACTGGGGCGTGCCGGGCCTCACCGCCGGCTCCTCCGGCTCCGCCGCATCCGGCGGGACCGCCGGGGCCGCCGCATCAACCGACTCCGCCGGCTCCGCCGCATCCACCGACTCCACCGACTCCGGGAAGGACGCCTGA
- a CDS encoding oxygenase MpaB family protein, giving the protein MPSEERGPEPLGPETITWRYFGDWRSLPLALWAGSMQNMHPGLGAGVEQHSRFFEERWERLFRSLYPIGGVVYDGPGARRTAHQVRDYHRTVKGVDAEGRRYSALEPETWFWAHATFVMLPVLITDHFDRPLTPEQKEAYYQEALRWYRLYGVSDRAAPRTWAGFEEYFDRMCREVLEDNRATRAVLDVSRLGPPPSLRRLPDAVWAVLRRPATAPMAWLAVGLWPEPVRQRLGYRWTRRDAVLLWLLGRVVAGVWRLVPFRLRYHPRARAGWARARGEAVPPPETPEKYLPPRARRGEPTHYVPERYRPAGRDGG; this is encoded by the coding sequence GTGCCGTCGGAGGAGCGCGGACCCGAGCCGCTCGGCCCGGAGACCATCACCTGGCGGTACTTCGGGGACTGGAGGTCGCTGCCGCTGGCGCTGTGGGCCGGCTCGATGCAGAACATGCACCCCGGTCTCGGCGCCGGGGTCGAGCAGCACTCGCGGTTCTTCGAGGAGCGCTGGGAGCGGCTGTTCCGCTCGCTGTACCCGATCGGCGGCGTGGTGTACGACGGGCCAGGCGCCCGGCGGACGGCGCATCAGGTGCGGGACTACCACCGGACGGTGAAGGGCGTCGACGCCGAGGGCCGCCGCTACAGCGCGCTGGAGCCGGAGACCTGGTTCTGGGCGCACGCCACCTTCGTGATGCTGCCGGTGCTGATCACCGACCACTTCGACCGGCCGCTGACGCCGGAGCAGAAGGAGGCCTACTACCAGGAGGCGCTGCGCTGGTACCGGCTGTACGGCGTCAGCGACCGGGCGGCGCCGCGGACCTGGGCCGGGTTCGAGGAGTACTTCGACCGGATGTGCCGGGAGGTGCTGGAGGACAACCGGGCGACCCGGGCGGTCCTGGACGTCAGCCGGCTCGGCCCGCCGCCGTCGCTCCGCCGGCTGCCGGACGCGGTGTGGGCGGTGCTGCGGCGGCCGGCGACGGCGCCGATGGCCTGGCTCGCGGTGGGGCTGTGGCCGGAGCCGGTGCGGCAGCGGCTCGGGTACCGGTGGACGCGGCGGGACGCGGTGCTGCTGTGGCTGCTGGGGCGGGTGGTCGCGGGGGTGTGGCGGCTGGTGCCGTTCCGGCTGCGCTACCACCCGCGGGCGCGGGCCGGTTGGGCGCGGGCGCGGGGGGAGGCGGTGCCGCCCCCGGAGACGCCGGAGAAGTACCTGCCGCCGCGGGCGCGCCGGGGCGAGCCGACCCACTACGTTCCGGAGCGGTACCGGCCCGCCGGGCGGGACGGCGGCTGA
- a CDS encoding MgtC/SapB family protein — protein sequence MLSQAGSVSEPFGQGWSQVAEFAIAFVLSSAIGLEREIRQKAAGLRTYTVVGIGSALFTLISKYGWTDVLHEGMIVADPSRMAAQIVSGLGFIGGGVIFVQRGSVRGITTAAAIWLTAAVGSAAAAGLPLLALTATLAYFALGYVIRPLAGRLPALRNRGIGLRITYIQGQGLMRELVNQCVQFGFALTELSTVSERTDRSSRRRITHRSQDGENGEERRDEDEDDGVEERTIEVEMTVQGRGDVDGLVARLAEISGVLACNRTDLGDE from the coding sequence ATGTTGTCGCAAGCCGGCTCGGTGAGCGAGCCCTTCGGTCAGGGATGGTCGCAGGTAGCGGAGTTCGCGATCGCCTTCGTCCTCTCCTCGGCGATCGGCCTGGAGAGGGAGATCCGGCAGAAGGCCGCCGGCCTGCGCACCTACACCGTCGTCGGGATCGGCTCCGCGCTCTTCACCCTGATCAGCAAGTACGGCTGGACCGACGTCCTCCACGAGGGGATGATCGTCGCCGACCCCTCCCGGATGGCCGCGCAGATCGTCTCCGGGCTGGGCTTCATCGGCGGCGGCGTGATCTTCGTCCAGCGCGGCTCGGTACGCGGGATCACCACCGCGGCCGCCATCTGGCTCACCGCGGCCGTCGGCTCCGCGGCCGCCGCCGGCCTGCCCCTCCTCGCGCTGACCGCCACCCTCGCCTACTTCGCCCTCGGCTACGTGATCCGGCCGCTGGCCGGCCGCCTCCCGGCGCTGCGCAACCGCGGGATCGGCCTCCGCATCACCTATATCCAGGGGCAGGGCCTGATGCGCGAACTGGTCAACCAGTGCGTGCAGTTCGGCTTCGCCCTCACCGAGCTGTCCACCGTGTCGGAGCGCACCGACAGGTCGTCCCGGCGCCGCATCACCCACCGCAGCCAGGACGGCGAGAACGGGGAGGAGCGCCGCGACGAGGACGAGGACGACGGCGTCGAGGAGCGCACCATCGAGGTGGAGATGACCGTGCAGGGCCGCGGCGACGTGGACGGCCTGGTCGCCCGGCTGGCCGAGATCTCCGGCGTCCTCGCCTGCAACCGCACCGACCTCGGCGACGAGTAA
- a CDS encoding class II 3-deoxy-7-phosphoheptulonate synthase, with protein MPLPSALSRLDWCPAAQQPPWPDPEALHEVRSELAGLPPLVFAGECDQLRERLAAVSRGQAFLLMGGDCAEAFDAVTADRVQAKLKTLLQMAAVLTYAAKMPVVKVGRIAGQYAKPRSRPTETRNGTTLPAYRGDAVNGPAFTAADRTPDPRRLLRAYQSSAATLNLIRAYTEGGYTDLRRLDAWNRDFVRDSPAGRRYRRLAREITAALDFVQACGADPREFRTAEFYSSHEALLLDYESALTRTDSRTGELYDVSAHLLWIGERTRQLDHAHVEFASRIGNPVGVKLGPSTTPEEALALIARLDPEHEPGRLVLITRMGAARIREVLPPLVERVAATGSPAVWICDPMHGNTFTAESGHKTRRFDDVLAEVAGFFEVHRMLGTHPGGIHVELTGDDVTECVGGGREVALGDLSRRYETLCDPRLNRSQSLDLAFRLAELLDSPPPAPRR; from the coding sequence CTGCCGCTGCCCTCGGCGCTGTCCCGGCTCGACTGGTGCCCGGCCGCCCAGCAGCCCCCCTGGCCGGACCCCGAGGCCCTGCATGAGGTGCGGAGCGAACTCGCCGGACTTCCCCCGCTGGTCTTCGCCGGCGAATGCGACCAGCTGCGGGAACGCCTCGCCGCGGTCTCCCGGGGACAGGCCTTCCTGCTGATGGGCGGGGACTGCGCGGAGGCCTTCGACGCCGTCACCGCGGACCGGGTCCAGGCCAAGCTGAAGACACTGCTGCAGATGGCCGCGGTCCTCACCTACGCGGCCAAGATGCCGGTGGTGAAGGTCGGCAGGATCGCCGGCCAGTACGCCAAGCCGCGCTCCCGGCCCACCGAGACCAGGAACGGCACCACCCTCCCCGCCTACCGCGGGGACGCGGTCAACGGCCCGGCCTTCACGGCGGCCGACCGCACCCCCGACCCGCGCCGGCTGCTGCGGGCGTACCAGTCCTCCGCCGCCACCCTGAACCTGATCCGCGCCTACACCGAGGGCGGCTACACCGACCTCCGCCGGCTCGACGCCTGGAACCGGGACTTCGTCCGCGACTCGCCGGCCGGCCGGCGCTACCGGCGGCTCGCCCGGGAGATCACCGCCGCCCTGGACTTCGTCCAGGCCTGCGGCGCCGACCCCCGCGAGTTCCGCACCGCCGAGTTCTACTCCTCCCACGAGGCCCTGCTGCTGGACTACGAGTCGGCGCTGACCCGCACCGACTCCCGTACCGGCGAGCTCTACGACGTCTCCGCCCATCTGCTCTGGATCGGCGAGCGCACCCGCCAACTCGACCACGCCCACGTCGAGTTCGCGTCCAGGATCGGCAACCCGGTCGGCGTGAAGCTGGGGCCCTCGACGACCCCGGAGGAGGCCCTCGCCCTGATCGCCCGGCTCGATCCGGAGCACGAGCCGGGCCGGCTGGTGCTGATCACCCGGATGGGCGCGGCCCGGATCCGCGAGGTGCTGCCGCCGCTGGTGGAACGGGTGGCGGCGACGGGCTCGCCCGCGGTGTGGATCTGCGACCCGATGCACGGCAACACCTTCACCGCCGAGAGCGGCCACAAGACCCGCCGCTTCGACGACGTGCTGGCCGAGGTGGCCGGCTTCTTCGAGGTCCACCGGATGCTCGGCACCCATCCCGGCGGCATCCACGTCGAGCTGACCGGGGACGACGTCACCGAATGCGTGGGCGGCGGCCGGGAGGTCGCCCTCGGCGACCTCTCCCGGCGCTACGAGACCCTCTGCGACCCCCGCCTCAACCGCAGCCAGTCCCTCGACCTGGCCTTCCGGCTGGCCGAGCTCCTCGACTCCCCGCCGCCCGCACCCCGGCGGTAG